The Methylotenera sp. G11 genome includes a window with the following:
- a CDS encoding SoxR reducing system RseC family protein, producing MIEEFAVVTKRFDDHVMLEIERRTACGLCGQKRGCGNATWGRLLGHDSHEFAADNAINANVGDSVVVGIDERVVLSSAFYLYVVPLFTMLLAAVLADALLDNELYVMLGAALGLLLGFAWVKGHLVGFGRVKKPYGKKFRAVVLRHAGDTGSCENSNQNITGHD from the coding sequence ATGATTGAAGAATTTGCAGTAGTGACAAAGCGTTTCGATGACCATGTCATGCTTGAAATCGAAAGACGCACCGCCTGCGGCCTCTGCGGCCAGAAACGCGGCTGCGGTAATGCCACCTGGGGCAGGCTTCTGGGGCATGACAGCCATGAATTTGCGGCTGATAACGCGATCAATGCCAATGTCGGAGATAGTGTGGTGGTCGGTATTGATGAGCGCGTTGTACTCAGTTCCGCTTTTTACCTTTATGTCGTGCCGCTTTTTACCATGCTGCTTGCTGCAGTGCTGGCTGATGCCCTGTTGGATAACGAGCTTTACGTCATGCTGGGTGCGGCCCTTGGGCTGCTGCTGGGGTTTGCCTGGGTGAAAGGGCATCTGGTCGGTTTTGGCCGGGTCAAAAAACCGTACGGCAAAAAATTCCGTGCTGTTGTCCTGCGCCATGCAGGTGATACAGGTTCCTGTGAAAATTCAAACCAAAACATCACCGGTCATGATTGA
- a CDS encoding DegQ family serine endoprotease — translation MKKSWIAAVAFSLIAVVQSYAYAKDLPDFTVLAETQGPAVVNISITQNMKAENAVPFPGMPGDEQMQEFFRRFGIPMPGQVPGQNGAPQQEYKSQSLGSGFIISSDGYILTNAHVVAEADEVIVKLSDKREFKAKIIGADKRTDVALVKIEATGLPKVTTGDPNKLKVGEWVAAIGSPFGLENTMTAGIVSAKGRALPQENFVPFIQTDVAINPGNSGGPLFNLAGEVVGINSQIYSRSGGSMGLSFSIPIDVALDVSNQLKATGKVNRGWLGIVIQELSKELAESFGMKNTNGALVSAVEKNGPADKGGLEAGDVITRFDGKPITASTDLPRAVAAAKPGKVAAVEVLRKGSQKTLNITVGEMPTEGTEVAQTAKPAAKPEVNRIGLVLKEATAQQRKKLSGKNGLVVLDAQGAVAQAGVRRGDVILGLNNSEVQSLEQFNKQLAGFAAGKSVALLVLRGENTLYVPVKIPVGK, via the coding sequence ATGAAGAAAAGTTGGATTGCCGCAGTTGCTTTCAGTTTGATTGCTGTGGTTCAGTCATATGCCTATGCCAAGGATTTGCCGGACTTTACCGTGTTGGCCGAGACACAAGGGCCTGCCGTGGTCAATATCAGCATTACGCAGAATATGAAAGCGGAAAATGCTGTGCCGTTCCCCGGGATGCCCGGCGATGAGCAGATGCAGGAATTCTTCAGGCGTTTCGGCATTCCTATGCCAGGGCAGGTGCCAGGCCAGAATGGCGCACCGCAGCAGGAATATAAATCGCAGTCACTGGGTTCCGGTTTTATTATCAGCAGTGACGGTTACATCTTAACCAATGCGCATGTGGTGGCCGAGGCGGACGAGGTGATTGTCAAGCTGTCGGATAAGCGTGAGTTCAAAGCCAAGATCATCGGTGCCGACAAGCGTACCGATGTCGCTTTGGTGAAGATCGAGGCCACCGGCCTGCCGAAAGTGACCACCGGAGACCCTAATAAATTGAAAGTGGGCGAATGGGTTGCAGCGATTGGCTCACCTTTCGGGCTGGAAAACACGATGACTGCCGGTATCGTCAGCGCAAAAGGCCGCGCATTGCCGCAGGAGAATTTTGTGCCATTCATCCAGACCGATGTGGCGATCAACCCAGGCAACTCCGGCGGGCCGCTGTTTAACCTGGCCGGCGAGGTGGTGGGCATCAACTCCCAGATTTATAGCCGCAGCGGCGGTTCTATGGGGCTCTCTTTCAGCATTCCGATTGACGTGGCCCTGGATGTGTCCAATCAGCTTAAAGCCACCGGCAAGGTTAACCGTGGCTGGCTCGGTATCGTCATTCAGGAATTGAGCAAAGAACTGGCAGAATCATTTGGCATGAAAAATACGAATGGCGCCCTGGTCTCTGCTGTTGAAAAGAACGGGCCTGCCGATAAAGGTGGCCTTGAAGCCGGCGACGTGATCACCAGGTTTGACGGTAAGCCGATTACCGCATCCACTGATTTGCCGCGTGCTGTTGCAGCAGCTAAACCCGGCAAGGTTGCGGCGGTAGAAGTGCTGCGCAAGGGCAGCCAGAAAACCCTGAATATTACGGTTGGTGAAATGCCGACCGAAGGCACCGAGGTTGCGCAGACAGCAAAACCTGCAGCCAAGCCGGAAGTTAACCGCATTGGCCTGGTGCTCAAAGAGGCAACCGCCCAGCAGCGCAAGAAGCTGAGTGGTAAAAATGGCCTGGTGGTTCTGGATGCGCAGGGAGCCGTTGCCCAGGCGGGTGTTCGCCGTGGCGATGTAATCCTGGGGCTGAATAACTCCGAGGTGCAGAGCCTGGAACAGTTTAATAAGCAACTGGCAGGGTTTGCCGCAGGCAAGTCTGTTGCATTGCTGGTATTGCGCGGTGAAAACACTTTGTACGTGCCGGTGAAAATTCCGGTCGGTAAATAG
- the lepB gene encoding signal peptidase I — protein sequence MMFALFMIVILIVTGFIWLLDILVLRKKRPAGVDEPILVEYAKSFFPVILVVFFVRSFIVEPFKIPSGSMMPTLLAGDFILVNKFTYGLRVPILNNTFLEVNQPQRGDVVVFHYPPAPSVDYIKRVIGLPGDRIRYQDKKLTINGEPVPQALAGDYEYVMAGLNVIVAKKYREQLDSVQHDILIHDVVGSYDEDSLGGKFLKDEEITVPPGHYLAMGDNRDNSSDSRVWGFVPERNLVGKAFFIWMNFDQGSRIGNSIH from the coding sequence ATGATGTTCGCATTGTTCATGATTGTCATATTGATAGTAACCGGCTTTATCTGGCTGCTGGATATTCTTGTGCTAAGGAAAAAGCGCCCGGCAGGCGTAGATGAGCCTATTCTGGTGGAATATGCAAAAAGCTTCTTTCCGGTAATCCTGGTCGTGTTTTTTGTACGCTCGTTTATCGTGGAGCCATTTAAAATCCCGTCCGGCTCCATGATGCCTACCTTGTTGGCCGGTGATTTCATCCTGGTGAATAAATTCACTTATGGCCTGCGTGTGCCGATACTGAACAATACTTTTTTAGAGGTGAACCAGCCTCAACGCGGTGATGTGGTGGTGTTCCATTATCCGCCGGCACCGTCAGTGGATTACATCAAGCGTGTCATCGGCCTGCCAGGTGACAGGATCCGCTATCAGGATAAAAAACTGACGATCAACGGCGAACCGGTGCCGCAGGCCCTTGCCGGTGATTATGAATACGTAATGGCTGGCCTCAATGTGATCGTGGCGAAAAAATATCGTGAACAGCTGGACAGCGTACAGCATGATATCCTGATCCACGATGTCGTCGGCAGCTATGATGAAGACAGCCTGGGCGGGAAATTCTTAAAGGATGAGGAGATTACCGTGCCGCCAGGACATTACCTGGCCATGGGTGATAACCGGGATAACAGTTCGGATAGCCGGGTGTGGGGATTCGTGCCGGAAAGAAATCTAGTCGGCAAGGCGTTTTTTATCTGGATGAATTTTGATCAGGGTTCTAGAATAGGTAATTCGATTCATTAA
- the era gene encoding GTPase Era → MTDHDFEADIGEASVFKCGTVAIVGRPNVGKSTLLNHILGTKLAITSRKAQTTRHRLLGIHTTDDTQYLFVDTPGFQQKHLNALNKGLNKTVTQVLSEVDVVLFVIEPMKLGDADRMVLKLLSETTPTILVVNKLDLMGDKGNLLPLIQDFDLEFPFADIVPVSAKKTLNIEELLTTIRKYLPEQPAIYAEDELTDKNERFLAAELVREKVFRFSGDEIPYSVAVEIEKFEQVGKLRRIFCAVIVDKESQKPMLIGKGGEKLKQISTEARMDMEKLFGGKVYLEVWVKVKGGWADDERALKSLGY, encoded by the coding sequence ATGACAGACCACGACTTCGAAGCAGATATTGGTGAGGCATCCGTCTTTAAATGCGGAACGGTGGCGATCGTCGGCCGCCCGAACGTGGGTAAATCTACTTTGTTAAACCACATTCTGGGTACCAAGTTAGCCATTACTTCACGCAAGGCGCAAACCACCAGGCATCGCTTGCTGGGCATCCATACCACGGATGACACCCAGTATCTGTTTGTGGATACGCCGGGTTTCCAGCAGAAACACCTTAATGCCCTGAATAAAGGCTTGAATAAAACCGTGACGCAGGTACTGTCAGAAGTCGATGTGGTGCTGTTCGTGATTGAGCCGATGAAGCTCGGCGATGCTGACCGTATGGTGCTCAAACTGCTGTCGGAAACAACACCGACTATCCTGGTGGTGAACAAGCTGGACCTGATGGGTGATAAAGGCAACCTGTTGCCGCTGATCCAGGATTTTGACCTTGAGTTCCCGTTTGCGGACATCGTGCCGGTCAGTGCCAAAAAGACGCTCAATATTGAAGAACTGCTGACCACTATCCGCAAATACCTGCCGGAGCAGCCGGCAATCTATGCCGAAGATGAACTGACTGACAAGAATGAACGCTTCCTCGCTGCGGAACTGGTGCGTGAAAAAGTATTCAGGTTCTCAGGGGATGAAATTCCGTATTCAGTAGCTGTGGAAATCGAAAAGTTCGAACAGGTTGGCAAACTGCGCCGCATTTTCTGCGCAGTGATCGTCGATAAGGAAAGCCAGAAGCCTATGCTGATCGGCAAGGGCGGCGAGAAGCTCAAGCAGATATCCACCGAAGCGCGGATGGATATGGAAAAACTGTTCGGCGGAAAAGTGTATCTTGAAGTCTGGGTGAAAGTAAAAGGCGGCTGGGCAGACGACGAGCGGGCGCTGAAGAGTCTGGGATATTGA
- the rnc gene encoding ribonuclease III has product MIQQELARRLSHTFTHVNLLTQALTHRSFGAHNNERLEFLGDGALNFIIANQLYQRFPKLAEGDLSRLRAQLVKEATLSELATSLNLGDALKLGEGELKSAGWRRPSILADALEAIIGAVYLDGGFHAAEAFVLGLYAAKLDTIDPKVIDKDPKSLLQELLQSRKIAVPEYTVTLTSGEAHAQKFVVECFIQKHDIRTVGEGSSRRLAEQQAAQLALLEIKKNYIGKTKK; this is encoded by the coding sequence ATGATTCAGCAGGAATTAGCCAGGCGCCTGTCGCATACTTTTACTCACGTTAATCTGCTGACGCAGGCGCTGACGCACCGCAGTTTTGGCGCCCACAATAATGAGCGCCTGGAGTTCCTGGGTGATGGCGCTCTCAACTTCATTATTGCCAATCAGCTTTACCAGCGCTTCCCGAAACTGGCAGAAGGTGATTTGAGCCGCTTGCGCGCGCAGCTCGTAAAAGAGGCAACATTGAGTGAACTGGCGACATCCCTTAACCTGGGCGATGCGCTTAAATTAGGTGAAGGTGAGTTGAAAAGCGCAGGCTGGCGCAGGCCTTCCATTCTGGCCGATGCGCTGGAAGCCATTATCGGCGCAGTTTATCTCGATGGCGGTTTTCACGCCGCAGAAGCGTTTGTACTTGGGCTTTACGCAGCCAAGCTGGATACGATCGACCCGAAGGTGATTGATAAAGACCCCAAATCATTACTGCAAGAGTTGCTGCAAAGCAGAAAAATCGCCGTGCCGGAATACACCGTTACGCTTACCAGCGGTGAAGCACATGCCCAGAAGTTTGTAGTGGAGTGTTTTATTCAGAAACATGATATTCGCACCGTAGGCGAAGGCAGCAGCCGCCGGCTTGCTGAGCAGCAGGCAGCCCAGCTCGCCTTGCTGGAAATCAAAAAAAACTATATTGGAAAAACTAAAAAATGA
- the nadB gene encoding L-aspartate oxidase: MQQFDVLIIGSGLAGLSLALRTAEHKKICLISKRTIDDSASNWAQGGIAAVLNDEDSIEAHIQDTLTAGAGLCDAAVTRKVVEHGKETIEWLIEQGVSFTREQDDSGYHLTREGGHSHRRVIHAADATGREVQTTLAQKVRQHPNITLLENHIAVDLITTQKVKDPGLLNSNACLGAYVLNNITGKVITIGAQNTVLASGGAGKVYLYTTNPDVSTGDGIAMAWRAGCRVANMEFIQFHPTCLYHPQAKSFLISEIVRGEGGILKLPDGTRFMPNHDPRAELAPRDVVARAIDFEMKKRGLNCVYVDISHKSLEFIQDHFPNIYRRCLELGIDISKTPIPVVPAVHFMCGGIMTDDIGRTDIKNLYAIGETACTGLHGANRLASNSLLECLVFGQSAAEDILKQPEKPVPILPYWDESRVTDADEEVLITHTWDELRRSMWNYVGIVRTDKRLSRALHRIHMLRDEVHEFYSNFKISNDLIELRNLLQVAELIVRSAMERKESRGLHYSKDHPNTDADPIPTVLEPSNYYSLLDREHGHQHEHRH, translated from the coding sequence ATGCAGCAATTTGACGTTTTAATTATTGGCAGCGGCCTCGCCGGTTTGTCTCTGGCACTACGCACGGCGGAGCACAAGAAAATATGCCTGATAAGCAAGCGTACCATTGACGATTCGGCCAGCAACTGGGCTCAAGGCGGTATTGCAGCGGTACTGAACGACGAAGATTCAATAGAAGCGCACATTCAGGATACCCTGACAGCCGGCGCCGGCCTATGTGACGCAGCCGTGACCAGAAAAGTGGTTGAGCATGGCAAGGAAACCATCGAGTGGCTGATCGAGCAAGGTGTCAGCTTTACACGCGAGCAGGATGACAGCGGTTACCATTTAACCCGCGAGGGCGGCCATAGCCATCGCCGGGTCATACACGCTGCCGATGCGACCGGCCGCGAGGTGCAGACCACGCTGGCGCAGAAAGTCCGCCAGCACCCCAATATCACCCTGCTTGAAAATCATATCGCAGTCGACCTGATCACCACACAGAAAGTAAAAGATCCGGGGCTACTCAACAGCAACGCCTGCCTGGGCGCCTATGTGCTGAATAACATCACAGGCAAAGTCATCACCATCGGCGCGCAGAACACCGTGTTGGCCTCTGGCGGCGCCGGGAAAGTCTACCTTTACACGACAAACCCGGATGTCAGCACCGGCGACGGCATAGCGATGGCCTGGCGTGCAGGCTGCCGCGTCGCCAACATGGAGTTTATCCAGTTCCACCCCACCTGCCTTTATCACCCGCAGGCAAAATCCTTCCTGATTTCAGAAATCGTCCGTGGTGAAGGCGGCATACTGAAGCTGCCCGACGGCACCCGGTTCATGCCAAACCATGACCCCAGGGCAGAACTGGCGCCACGCGATGTCGTAGCGCGCGCCATTGACTTTGAAATGAAAAAACGCGGCCTGAATTGTGTCTATGTAGATATTTCGCATAAATCGCTGGAATTCATCCAGGATCACTTCCCTAACATTTACCGCCGCTGCCTGGAACTGGGCATAGACATCAGCAAAACGCCGATTCCGGTAGTGCCGGCAGTACATTTCATGTGCGGCGGCATCATGACAGACGATATAGGCCGCACCGACATCAAGAACCTTTACGCGATTGGCGAGACTGCATGCACCGGCCTGCACGGCGCAAATCGCCTTGCCAGCAATTCACTGCTTGAATGCCTGGTATTCGGCCAGTCCGCCGCGGAAGACATCCTGAAACAGCCGGAAAAGCCTGTGCCCATCCTGCCTTACTGGGATGAGAGCCGCGTCACCGATGCTGATGAAGAAGTGCTGATCACCCATACCTGGGATGAGCTGCGCCGCTCCATGTGGAACTATGTCGGCATCGTACGCACGGATAAACGCCTGAGCCGCGCCTTGCATCGCATCCATATGCTGCGTGACGAAGTGCATGAGTTCTACAGCAATTTCAAGATCAGCAACGACCTGATCGAACTGCGTAATTTATTGCAGGTTGCCGAACTGATCGTAAGAAGCGCAATGGAACGCAAGGAAAGCCGCGGCCTGCATTACAGCAAAGACCACCCCAACACGGATGCCGACCCCATCCCGACAGTGCTGGAACCATCCAACTATTACAGCCTGCTTGACCGCGAACACGGTCATCAGCATGAACACCGTCACTAG
- the rpoE gene encoding RNA polymerase sigma factor RpoE: MAITPTPGNREIDHELVLRAQRGDKRAFGLLVDKYQRKLARLLSRMIRDQSEIEDVVQESFIKAYRALPNFRGDSAFYTWLYRIGINTAKNYLVSVGRRPTVSTDIEIEDAENFDSGDELRTTETPESSMMTKQIAQTVNDTVEGLPEELRTAITLREIEGLSYEEIANIMGCPIGTVRSRIFRARETIALKLRPLLDTPENKRW; the protein is encoded by the coding sequence GTGGCTATTACTCCAACTCCAGGTAATCGTGAGATCGATCATGAGCTTGTATTGCGCGCGCAGCGCGGAGATAAGCGTGCCTTTGGTCTGCTGGTGGATAAGTACCAGCGCAAATTAGCGCGCCTGCTGTCCCGCATGATCCGCGACCAGTCTGAAATCGAAGACGTGGTGCAGGAATCATTCATCAAAGCCTATCGTGCTTTACCTAATTTCCGCGGTGACAGTGCTTTTTATACCTGGCTGTACCGTATCGGTATCAATACCGCTAAAAACTACCTGGTTTCAGTCGGCCGCAGGCCTACGGTGAGCACCGATATTGAAATCGAAGATGCTGAGAATTTCGATAGCGGTGATGAACTGCGCACCACAGAAACGCCTGAATCAAGCATGATGACCAAGCAGATCGCGCAGACCGTGAACGATACGGTCGAGGGTTTGCCTGAAGAGCTGCGTACAGCGATTACATTGCGTGAGATTGAAGGCCTCAGTTATGAAGAGATCGCCAATATCATGGGGTGCCCGATAGGTACCGTGCGTTCGCGCATTTTCAGGGCGCGTGAAACCATTGCCTTAAAATTGAGGCCGTTGCTGGATACGCCTGAGAATAAACGTTGGTAA
- the lepA gene encoding translation elongation factor 4, producing the protein MKNIRNFSIIAHIDHGKSTLADRIIHMCGGLADREMEAQVLDSMDIERERGITIKAQTAALQYKADDGQVYQLNLIDTPGHVDFSYEVSRSLSACEGALLVVDASQGVEAQSVANCYTALDLGVEVTAVLNKIDLPSADPDRVIQEIEDVIGVDASDAVRCSAKTGVGVRDVLEAVIAKVPPPKGDVAQPLKALVIDAWFDNYVGVVMLVRVIDGVLKPKEKIRLMATGAEYLCEQVGVFTPKSLQKTALSAGEVGFVIAGIKELAAAKVGDTVTLAGKPAAEPLPGFKEVKPQVFAGLYPVESNQFEALRTALEKLSLNDASLLFEPENSTALGFGFRCGFLGLLHMEIVQERLEREYDMDLITTAPTVVYELLLKSGEVVQIENPSRLPEPSRIEEIREPMIVVNLLMPQDYVGPVMTLCNNKRGIQRNMQYMGRQVMLSYEMPLNEVVLDFFDKLKSVSRGYASMDYEFLEFRAADLVKLDIMVNGERVDALSLIVHRSSSVYRGREVAAKMRELIPRQMFDVAIQASIGANIIARETVKAMRKNVLAKCYGGDITRKRKLLEKQKEGKKRMKQVGSVEIPQEAFLAILRVEDK; encoded by the coding sequence ATGAAAAATATTCGTAATTTCTCCATCATTGCCCACATCGACCACGGTAAGTCTACGCTGGCTGACCGGATCATCCATATGTGCGGTGGCCTGGCTGATCGCGAGATGGAGGCGCAGGTGCTTGATTCCATGGATATTGAGCGTGAGCGCGGCATTACGATCAAGGCGCAGACAGCGGCTTTGCAGTACAAGGCGGATGATGGCCAGGTCTATCAGCTGAACCTGATTGACACACCGGGGCACGTGGACTTCAGTTATGAAGTGTCCCGTTCACTCTCGGCTTGTGAAGGGGCTTTGCTGGTGGTGGATGCCAGCCAGGGTGTAGAAGCGCAAAGCGTGGCTAACTGCTATACAGCGCTTGACCTGGGTGTGGAAGTCACGGCAGTGCTGAATAAGATTGATTTGCCTTCAGCCGACCCGGATCGGGTGATCCAGGAAATCGAGGATGTGATCGGTGTCGATGCGAGTGATGCCGTGCGCTGTTCGGCCAAAACCGGTGTAGGCGTGCGCGATGTGCTGGAAGCGGTGATCGCTAAAGTGCCGCCGCCTAAGGGTGATGTAGCCCAGCCCCTGAAAGCATTGGTCATTGATGCGTGGTTTGATAACTACGTTGGTGTGGTGATGCTGGTGCGCGTGATCGACGGTGTGCTGAAGCCTAAGGAAAAAATCCGCCTGATGGCAACGGGCGCCGAATACCTGTGCGAGCAGGTGGGTGTGTTTACGCCTAAATCGCTGCAAAAGACTGCGCTCTCTGCGGGTGAAGTAGGCTTCGTGATTGCCGGGATCAAAGAGCTGGCTGCTGCTAAAGTCGGTGATACCGTGACCTTGGCCGGCAAGCCTGCTGCCGAACCTCTGCCGGGTTTCAAGGAGGTGAAGCCGCAAGTGTTTGCCGGTTTGTATCCGGTCGAGTCCAACCAGTTCGAGGCTTTGCGCACGGCGCTTGAAAAACTCAGCCTGAATGACGCCAGTCTGCTGTTTGAGCCTGAAAATTCGACTGCGCTGGGTTTCGGTTTCCGCTGCGGTTTCCTTGGTTTGCTGCATATGGAGATTGTGCAGGAGCGCCTGGAGCGTGAATACGATATGGATCTGATCACTACTGCGCCGACCGTGGTGTATGAGCTGCTGCTTAAAAGCGGTGAGGTGGTGCAGATCGAGAATCCGTCCCGCCTGCCGGAGCCTTCGCGTATTGAAGAGATCCGCGAGCCCATGATCGTGGTGAACCTGCTGATGCCGCAGGATTATGTAGGTCCGGTAATGACCTTGTGTAACAATAAGCGCGGTATCCAGCGCAATATGCAGTACATGGGCCGCCAGGTGATGCTCAGTTACGAGATGCCGCTGAATGAAGTGGTGCTCGATTTCTTTGATAAGCTGAAATCTGTTTCCCGTGGCTATGCAAGTATGGATTACGAGTTCCTTGAGTTCCGTGCCGCGGATCTGGTGAAACTGGATATCATGGTGAATGGCGAACGCGTGGATGCGCTAAGCCTGATCGTGCACCGGAGCAGCAGCGTCTACCGAGGCCGTGAAGTGGCTGCCAAGATGCGTGAGCTGATTCCACGCCAGATGTTCGATGTGGCGATTCAGGCCTCAATCGGTGCCAACATCATTGCGCGTGAAACGGTGAAAGCCATGCGTAAGAACGTTCTGGCGAAATGCTACGGCGGTGATATTACCCGTAAGCGCAAGTTGCTGGAGAAACAGAAAGAAGGTAAGAAACGCATGAAGCAGGTGGGCAGCGTTGAGATCCCGCAAGAAGCGTTCCTGGCCATTTTGCGGGTTGAAGATAAGTAG
- a CDS encoding sigma-E factor negative regulatory protein, with the protein MSEQISALMDGEIAVEDAGHLMSSLQSSRQSAETWSQYHLIGDAMRGSRMLSKDFKQNLMHRIDMEPTVLAPKSLQVNAEKSSEVKDRLPARWAIAASFAAVMAVGWMAMQQVQPGSAVPAIEMAKAEAVEQAIPNEYMAAHQSSAPSASSYYIQSVSYTE; encoded by the coding sequence ATGAGTGAACAAATATCCGCTTTGATGGATGGCGAGATTGCGGTGGAAGATGCCGGACATCTGATGTCATCATTGCAATCCAGCAGGCAGTCAGCCGAAACCTGGAGCCAATACCATCTGATTGGCGATGCTATGCGCGGTAGTCGGATGCTCAGTAAGGATTTCAAGCAGAATCTAATGCACAGGATTGATATGGAGCCTACGGTGCTGGCGCCAAAGTCACTTCAGGTGAATGCAGAAAAATCGTCAGAAGTTAAAGACAGGCTGCCTGCCAGGTGGGCGATAGCGGCATCTTTTGCTGCGGTGATGGCGGTAGGCTGGATGGCGATGCAGCAAGTGCAGCCCGGCAGCGCAGTACCTGCAATTGAAATGGCAAAAGCTGAGGCAGTCGAACAGGCCATTCCGAATGAATACATGGCAGCGCATCAGTCATCCGCGCCATCTGCGAGTTCTTATTACATTCAATCAGTGAGCTATACGGAGTGA
- a CDS encoding MucB/RseB C-terminal domain-containing protein, protein MKYFVLARNLASASLIAVLLSSLNSYASEEDSWQVLQKAAVAAHALSYKGIFVCQTAKQVKSVEITHLFDGQNEFARNVVLDGSPREVFNQSGNVVIYNPRNGKIFIEKRRAQNMFPAILPTDLDSIRASYTLRSGEAERIAGRAAQVLVLEPKDGLRYSYRFWVDTEYGLLLKSVMLNNRNEILESIGFNQVALMKTVELDWFKPRIDHNKSYVMEQEQELIADPGSPIDWEIKVLPPGYRKVDQVIRKVQGKPAPVIHVIFSDGLAFVSLFIEPVVKPTKEKPAPKNVLTTTGNTSFYANVNNGHLVTVIGEVPEATVVQIANAVVFKK, encoded by the coding sequence ATGAAGTATTTTGTCCTGGCCAGAAATCTTGCCAGTGCATCACTGATTGCAGTTTTACTCTCAAGTTTAAATAGTTATGCTTCTGAAGAGGATTCCTGGCAGGTTTTGCAGAAAGCGGCAGTTGCGGCGCATGCTTTGAGCTACAAAGGTATCTTTGTCTGCCAGACCGCCAAACAGGTGAAATCGGTAGAGATTACACATCTGTTCGATGGCCAGAATGAATTTGCACGTAACGTGGTTCTGGACGGTTCGCCGCGCGAAGTATTTAACCAGAGCGGAAATGTCGTGATTTACAACCCGCGCAACGGCAAGATTTTCATTGAAAAGCGCCGTGCCCAGAATATGTTTCCGGCGATTTTACCCACTGACCTTGATTCTATCCGTGCCAGTTATACGCTGCGCAGTGGCGAGGCCGAGCGCATAGCGGGGCGTGCTGCGCAGGTGCTGGTGCTGGAACCCAAGGATGGGCTGCGTTACAGCTATCGATTTTGGGTTGATACCGAGTATGGCTTGCTGCTGAAGTCGGTCATGCTCAATAACCGCAATGAAATCCTGGAAAGCATAGGCTTCAACCAGGTCGCCTTGATGAAGACGGTTGAGCTGGACTGGTTCAAGCCCAGGATAGATCACAACAAGAGCTACGTGATGGAGCAGGAGCAGGAATTAATTGCTGATCCCGGATCGCCGATCGACTGGGAAATCAAAGTGCTGCCTCCTGGCTACCGCAAGGTGGATCAGGTGATCCGTAAGGTTCAGGGTAAGCCTGCGCCGGTTATCCACGTGATCTTTTCCGACGGCCTTGCATTCGTTTCGCTGTTTATAGAGCCTGTGGTGAAGCCGACGAAAGAGAAGCCGGCGCCCAAAAACGTGCTGACGACAACCGGTAACACCAGTTTTTATGCCAATGTGAATAACGGGCATCTAGTGACGGTGATCGGTGAAGTGCCTGAGGCCACGGTCGTCCAGATTGCCAATGCCGTTGTATTTAAAAAGTAA
- a CDS encoding DUF4845 domain-containing protein — protein sequence MTNHLKNYRADHKTQNGVTLMGLVVVSALLVVVALVGMKVVPAYMEFLSVKKVLSAMKQEPLDTMSASDIKKSFDKRANIAYISVVKGSDLTIEKTSSGTTVNVEYQVVKPIAGNISVLIDFSTQGDAK from the coding sequence ATGACAAATCACTTGAAGAATTATCGCGCTGACCATAAAACACAGAATGGTGTGACGTTGATGGGCCTGGTCGTTGTATCTGCTTTGCTTGTTGTCGTTGCGCTGGTTGGCATGAAGGTTGTGCCTGCCTACATGGAATTCCTGTCGGTTAAAAAAGTGCTGAGTGCCATGAAGCAGGAACCTCTGGATACGATGAGTGCGAGTGATATCAAAAAGTCTTTTGATAAGCGGGCCAATATTGCCTATATTTCAGTTGTGAAGGGCTCAGATTTAACGATTGAAAAAACCAGTTCCGGTACAACCGTCAATGTGGAGTATCAGGTTGTCAAACCGATTGCCGGCAATATCAGTGTGTTAATTGATTTTTCTACACAGGGTGATGCAAAGTAA